A section of the Burkholderia mallei ATCC 23344 genome encodes:
- a CDS encoding NCS1 family nucleobase:cation symporter-1 — MAQFSVARQSASYRPNEDRAGGPDGGAQMPAGYSSRLYNEDLAPLASQRWGAYNIFAFWMSDVHSVGGYVFAGSLFALGLTSWQVLVALIVGISIVNVLCNLIARPSQQLGVPYPVACRATFGVLGANVPAVIRGLIAIAWYGIQTYLASSALVIVVLKFFPHWMPYADVHRYGFLGLSALGWAGFMLLWVLQAFVFWNGMETIKKFIDFAGPAVYVVMFALAGYMVWRAGWRNIGLNLGGVRYHGAEVIPVMVTAISLVVSYFSGPMLNFGDFSRYCSSYGGVKRGNFWGLPVNFLAFSLVTVITTAATLPVFGELITDPVETVGRIDHPSAVILGALTFTIATIGINIVANFVSPAFDFSNVAPRLISWRAGGMLAAVASVFITPWNLFNNPAVIHYTLDVLGGFIGPLYGVLIVDFYLVKRGALRRDDLYTTSADGAYWYRDGVNRRAIAALLPAAAIAVACVMAPALSGLANFSWFIGAALGGAFYRALAKA, encoded by the coding sequence ATGGCTCAGTTCAGTGTGGCGCGGCAAAGCGCCTCGTATCGGCCGAACGAGGATCGCGCCGGCGGCCCGGATGGCGGCGCTCAGATGCCCGCCGGCTACAGCAGTCGTCTGTACAACGAAGATCTCGCGCCGCTCGCGAGCCAGCGCTGGGGCGCATACAACATCTTCGCGTTCTGGATGTCGGACGTGCACAGCGTCGGCGGCTACGTGTTTGCGGGCAGCCTGTTCGCGCTCGGTCTGACGAGCTGGCAGGTGCTCGTCGCGCTGATCGTCGGCATTTCGATCGTCAACGTGCTGTGCAACCTGATCGCGAGGCCGAGCCAGCAGCTAGGCGTGCCGTATCCGGTGGCATGCCGCGCGACGTTCGGCGTGCTCGGCGCGAACGTGCCCGCGGTGATCCGCGGCCTCATCGCGATCGCATGGTACGGCATCCAAACTTATCTGGCGTCGAGCGCGCTCGTGATCGTCGTGCTCAAGTTCTTTCCGCACTGGATGCCGTACGCGGACGTGCATCGCTACGGCTTTCTCGGGCTGTCGGCGCTCGGCTGGGCGGGCTTCATGCTGCTGTGGGTGCTGCAGGCGTTCGTGTTCTGGAACGGCATGGAGACGATCAAGAAGTTCATCGATTTCGCCGGCCCCGCCGTCTACGTGGTGATGTTCGCCCTCGCGGGCTACATGGTATGGCGCGCGGGCTGGCGCAATATCGGCCTGAATCTCGGCGGCGTCCGGTATCACGGCGCCGAAGTGATTCCGGTGATGGTGACGGCGATCTCGCTCGTCGTGTCGTATTTCTCGGGGCCGATGCTCAACTTCGGCGATTTCTCGCGTTATTGCAGCAGCTACGGCGGCGTGAAGCGCGGCAATTTCTGGGGGCTGCCCGTCAATTTCCTCGCGTTCTCGCTCGTCACCGTGATCACGACGGCCGCGACGCTGCCGGTGTTCGGAGAACTGATCACCGATCCCGTCGAGACGGTCGGGCGCATCGATCATCCGAGCGCCGTGATACTTGGGGCGCTAACCTTCACGATCGCGACGATCGGCATCAACATCGTCGCGAATTTCGTGTCGCCCGCGTTCGATTTCTCGAACGTCGCGCCGCGCCTGATCAGTTGGCGCGCGGGCGGGATGCTCGCGGCGGTCGCATCGGTGTTCATCACGCCGTGGAATCTCTTCAACAATCCCGCGGTGATCCATTACACGCTCGACGTGCTCGGCGGCTTCATCGGGCCGCTGTACGGCGTGCTGATCGTCGATTTCTATCTCGTGAAGCGCGGCGCGCTGCGGCGCGACGATCTGTACACGACGTCGGCCGACGGCGCGTACTGGTATCGCGACGGCGTGAACCGGCGCGCGATCGCCGCGCTGTTGCCCGCGGCCGCGATCGCCGTCGCATGCGTGATGGCGCCCGCGCTGTCCGGGCTCGCGAATTTCTCGTGGTTCATCGGCGCGGCGCTCGGCGGCGCGTTCTATCGCGCGCTCGCGAAAGCATGA
- a CDS encoding GntR family transcriptional regulator: MTKKDAAPTGASAESIAERIRTAILEHRLAPGTKLTEAQLCEVFGVKRGAIRQALALLATDRLVDLEPNRGAFVASPTLQDVHEVFEMRRIVELAVMERLATGPGAKRLKGVAAMIDKERHAFERRDFPAWIRLSGEFHTALAALTGNTVLRDCLGGLVARSTLMSALYESHGRSPCSFDDHAQILAALEAGDAKRAAQLMAHHLQHVELKMLDRPAQGAVDLREVFGDPG; this comes from the coding sequence ATGACGAAGAAAGATGCCGCGCCGACGGGCGCGAGTGCCGAGTCGATCGCCGAACGGATCCGCACCGCGATCCTCGAGCACCGGCTCGCGCCCGGCACGAAGCTGACGGAAGCGCAGTTGTGCGAAGTGTTCGGCGTAAAGCGCGGCGCGATCCGGCAGGCGCTCGCGCTCCTCGCGACCGACCGGCTCGTCGATCTCGAGCCGAACCGCGGCGCGTTCGTCGCGAGTCCGACACTGCAGGACGTGCACGAAGTGTTCGAGATGCGGCGCATCGTCGAGCTCGCGGTGATGGAGCGGCTCGCGACGGGACCGGGCGCGAAGCGCCTGAAGGGCGTCGCGGCGATGATCGACAAGGAGCGCCATGCGTTCGAGCGGCGCGATTTTCCGGCGTGGATCCGGCTGTCCGGCGAGTTCCATACCGCGCTCGCGGCGCTTACCGGCAACACGGTGCTGCGCGATTGCCTGGGCGGGCTCGTCGCGCGCTCGACACTGATGTCGGCGCTGTATGAATCGCACGGGCGCAGCCCGTGTTCGTTCGACGACCATGCGCAGATTCTCGCCGCGCTCGAAGCGGGCGATGCGAAGCGCGCGGCGCAATTGATGGCGCATCATTTGCAGCACGTCGAACTGAAGATGCTCGATCGGCCGGCGCAAGGCGCGGTCGATCTGCGCGAGGTGTTCGGCGATCCGGGCTGA
- a CDS encoding ISL3-like element ISBma1 family transposase, protein MLDRKALQALGCWTGYRLERVEWPQGDSRTLSLYLKPVSQIMYCEQCGARCQQIHETTVRRVRDLPLFEYRVVLHVPRRRVWCERCGAARLEKLDWLGRYQRVTQRFAKACEKLLQAASVQAVAAFYDLGWHTVKSIDKMRLRARVAEPDWSTIRYLAMDEFALHKGHRYATVVVDPIGRQVLWVGPGRSRETARAFFEQLPEGVAERIEAVAIDMTTAYELEIKEQCPQAEIVFDLYHVVAKYGREVIDRVRVDQANQLRHDKPARKVLKSSRWLLLRNRHNLKPEQAVHLKELLAANQSLLCVYVLRDELKRLWFYRKPACAEKAWGQWFEQAQQSGIAALQKFAQRLQGYWHGIVARCRHPLNTSVVEGINNTIKVIKRRAYGYRDEQYFFLKIRAAFPGIPR, encoded by the coding sequence TTGCTCGATCGCAAGGCACTTCAGGCACTAGGTTGCTGGACAGGCTATCGGCTGGAGCGGGTGGAGTGGCCGCAGGGCGATAGCCGCACGCTGTCGCTCTACCTGAAGCCGGTCAGTCAGATCATGTACTGCGAGCAATGCGGTGCGCGTTGCCAGCAGATTCATGAAACGACCGTACGGCGGGTACGTGATCTGCCGTTGTTCGAGTACCGGGTGGTGCTGCACGTGCCTCGACGCCGAGTCTGGTGCGAACGCTGCGGCGCAGCGCGGCTGGAGAAGCTGGACTGGCTGGGCCGCTACCAGCGGGTGACGCAGCGGTTTGCCAAGGCCTGCGAGAAGTTGCTGCAGGCCGCCAGCGTACAGGCCGTGGCGGCCTTCTACGATCTGGGCTGGCACACGGTCAAATCGATCGACAAGATGCGCTTGCGCGCGCGCGTGGCCGAACCGGACTGGTCGACGATCCGTTATCTGGCGATGGACGAGTTCGCGCTCCATAAAGGCCATCGCTACGCCACGGTGGTGGTTGATCCGATCGGCCGACAGGTCCTCTGGGTTGGGCCCGGACGGTCACGCGAGACGGCGCGCGCCTTCTTCGAACAACTCCCCGAAGGCGTGGCCGAGCGCATCGAAGCGGTCGCAATCGACATGACCACGGCCTATGAGCTGGAGATCAAGGAACAGTGCCCGCAGGCGGAAATCGTCTTTGACCTGTACCACGTCGTGGCCAAGTACGGTCGCGAGGTGATCGATCGGGTACGGGTGGATCAGGCCAACCAACTGCGACATGACAAGCCGGCCCGCAAGGTTCTGAAGTCCAGTCGCTGGTTGCTGCTGCGCAACCGTCATAACCTGAAGCCAGAACAGGCCGTGCATCTGAAGGAACTGCTGGCGGCCAATCAGTCGCTGTTATGCGTCTATGTGCTGCGCGACGAGCTCAAACGGCTCTGGTTCTACCGCAAGCCGGCCTGCGCGGAAAAGGCTTGGGGGCAATGGTTCGAACAGGCTCAGCAAAGCGGGATCGCCGCCTTGCAAAAGTTCGCCCAGCGCTTGCAGGGTTACTGGCACGGAATCGTGGCCCGCTGCCGCCATCCGCTCAATACCAGCGTCGTCGAAGGCATCAACAACACGATCAAGGTCATCAAGCGCCGCGCTTACGGGTACCGCGACGAGCAATACTTCTTCCTCAAGATCCGCGCCGCGTTCCCCGGGATTCCGCGATGA
- the ldcA gene encoding muramoyltetrapeptide carboxypeptidase has product MISTPCTPRTIRLLAPSGYPHDPAAIERALERLSDEQHRIQNLDATQRRYQRFAGTDGERAGDLNRLADPSLPLPDIGLAVRGGYGAARILHGLDYRGLERRLRDQPIALVGHSDFTAIQLALYAKARVKTFGGPMLSADFGAPTPSEFTLAHFWQTLTQPTTTIVSDVPQTQVVNASGTLWGGNLAILASLVGTPYMPQIEGGILFVEDVNEQPFRIERMIYQLHLAGILARQQALVLGQFTGARPFDYDNGYDMQAMIEQVRGVIGIPIVTGLQFGHVPDLLTLPFGARAELVANEHGFRLTMSDYPHLAA; this is encoded by the coding sequence ATGATTTCCACGCCCTGCACGCCGCGCACGATTCGTCTGCTTGCCCCGTCCGGTTATCCGCACGATCCCGCCGCGATCGAGCGCGCGCTCGAACGCCTGAGCGACGAGCAGCATCGAATCCAGAATCTCGACGCGACGCAACGCCGCTATCAGCGCTTCGCCGGCACCGACGGCGAGCGGGCAGGCGACCTGAACCGGCTTGCGGACCCGTCGTTGCCGCTGCCCGACATCGGCCTCGCGGTGCGCGGCGGCTACGGCGCCGCGCGGATCCTGCACGGGCTCGACTATCGCGGCCTCGAACGCCGGCTGCGCGACCAGCCGATCGCGCTCGTCGGCCACAGCGACTTCACCGCGATCCAGCTCGCGCTCTATGCGAAGGCGCGCGTGAAGACGTTCGGCGGCCCGATGCTGTCGGCCGATTTCGGCGCGCCGACGCCGAGCGAGTTCACGCTTGCGCATTTCTGGCAGACCCTCACGCAGCCGACGACGACGATCGTCTCCGACGTGCCGCAGACGCAGGTCGTCAACGCATCGGGCACGCTATGGGGCGGCAATCTCGCGATCCTCGCGTCGCTCGTCGGCACGCCGTACATGCCGCAGATCGAAGGGGGGATCCTGTTCGTCGAGGATGTGAACGAGCAGCCGTTCAGGATCGAGCGGATGATCTATCAGCTGCATCTCGCGGGCATCCTCGCACGCCAGCAGGCGCTCGTGCTCGGCCAGTTCACGGGCGCGCGCCCGTTCGATTACGACAACGGCTACGACATGCAGGCGATGATCGAGCAGGTGCGCGGCGTGATCGGCATCCCGATCGTCACCGGGTTGCAGTTCGGTCACGTGCCCGATCTGCTGACGCTGCCGTTCGGCGCGCGCGCGGAGCTCGTCGCGAACGAGCACGGTTTCAGGCTGACGATGTCCGACTATCCGCATCTCGCCGCATGA
- the tadA gene encoding tRNA adenosine(34) deaminase TadA: protein MRPAGASASGAELDDSTQSPPHAALLSAAAERDRRYMRLALAAAEEARAAGEVPVGAVIVRGDEVIARGFNHPIGGHDPSAHAEMAALRAAARALRNYRMPGCELYVTLEPCLMCSGAIMHARIARVVFGAPDPKTGACGSVVDAFADARLNHHTTVEGGVLADECGAVLKSFFAQRRQAVREARRAQQAPGAPPRDE, encoded by the coding sequence GTGAGGCCCGCCGGCGCGTCCGCGTCCGGCGCCGAGCTCGACGATTCAACGCAATCCCCGCCGCACGCCGCGTTGCTTTCCGCGGCCGCCGAGCGCGACCGCCGCTACATGCGCCTCGCGCTCGCCGCCGCCGAGGAGGCGCGCGCGGCGGGCGAGGTGCCGGTCGGCGCGGTGATCGTGCGCGGCGACGAAGTGATCGCGCGGGGCTTCAATCACCCGATCGGCGGCCACGATCCGTCCGCCCACGCCGAGATGGCCGCGCTGCGCGCCGCCGCGCGCGCGCTGCGCAATTACCGGATGCCGGGCTGCGAACTGTACGTGACGCTCGAGCCGTGCCTGATGTGCTCGGGGGCGATCATGCATGCGCGGATCGCGCGCGTCGTGTTCGGCGCGCCCGATCCGAAGACGGGCGCATGCGGCAGCGTCGTCGATGCGTTCGCGGATGCGCGCCTGAACCATCACACGACGGTCGAAGGCGGCGTGCTCGCCGACGAATGCGGCGCGGTGCTCAAGTCGTTCTTCGCGCAGCGGCGGCAGGCGGTTCGCGAGGCCCGCCGCGCGCAGCAGGCGCCCGGCGCGCCGCCGCGCGACGAGTGA
- a CDS encoding DnaJ family domain-containing protein, which produces MKLLDALVEQRIAAAAARGAFDDLPGAGAPMELDDDLLVPEEVRVANRILKNAGFVPPAVEQLRALRNLQDELRAVSDRATRCRLQAKMLALDMALESLRGGPMVVPREYCRRIAERLSERVLGDAQGEAGAM; this is translated from the coding sequence ATGAAACTGCTTGACGCTCTAGTCGAACAACGTATCGCCGCCGCCGCCGCGCGGGGGGCGTTCGACGATTTGCCGGGCGCCGGCGCGCCGATGGAGCTGGACGACGATCTGCTCGTTCCGGAAGAGGTGCGCGTCGCGAATCGGATCCTGAAGAACGCGGGCTTCGTGCCGCCCGCGGTCGAGCAGTTGCGGGCGCTGCGCAATCTGCAGGACGAGCTGCGCGCGGTCAGCGATCGCGCGACCCGTTGCCGTCTGCAGGCGAAGATGCTCGCGCTCGATATGGCACTGGAATCGTTGCGCGGCGGCCCGATGGTCGTGCCGCGCGAATACTGCCGTCGCATCGCCGAGCGGCTGTCCGAGCGTGTGCTCGGCGACGCGCAGGGCGAAGCGGGGGCGATGTGA
- a CDS encoding DUF1993 domain-containing protein translates to MALSMYDVSIPALIRGLNNLSAVLDKGDAHARAQGIDPAELVRARLRDDMYALDAQVQRASDTAKGCGARLAGIEVPSFADTETTFAELRARIGKTIDFLKTIQPAQLDGSESRTIELPLRDGVMTFDGKSYLVGFALPNFYFHTTTAYDILRHKGVPLGKMDYLGGR, encoded by the coding sequence ATGGCACTTTCGATGTACGACGTCTCGATTCCCGCGCTGATTCGCGGGCTGAACAACCTGTCGGCCGTGCTCGACAAGGGCGACGCGCATGCGCGCGCGCAGGGCATCGATCCGGCCGAGCTCGTTCGTGCGCGGCTTCGCGACGACATGTACGCACTCGACGCGCAGGTCCAGCGGGCGAGCGATACCGCGAAGGGATGCGGCGCGCGGCTCGCGGGCATCGAGGTGCCGTCGTTCGCCGATACGGAGACGACGTTCGCCGAGTTGCGCGCGCGCATCGGCAAGACGATCGATTTCCTGAAGACGATCCAGCCCGCGCAGCTCGACGGCAGCGAGTCGCGCACGATCGAGCTGCCGTTGCGCGACGGCGTGATGACGTTCGACGGCAAGTCGTACCTGGTCGGCTTTGCGCTGCCGAACTTCTATTTCCATACGACGACCGCGTACGACATCCTGCGGCACAAGGGCGTGCCGCTCGGCAAGATGGACTATCTCGGCGGGCGCTGA
- the guaA gene encoding glutamine-hydrolyzing GMP synthase, with translation MHDKILILDFGSQVTQLIARRVREAHVYCEIHPNDVSDDFVREFAPKGVILSGSHASTYEDHQLRAPQAVWDLGVPVLGICYGMQTMAVQLGGKVEWSDHREFGYAEVRAHGRTRLLDGIQDFATPEGHGMLKVWMSHGDKVGEMPPGFALMASTPSCPIAGMADEARGYYAVQFHPEVTHTVQGRKLLERFVLDIAGAKPDWIMRDHIEEAVARIREQVGDEEVILGLSGGVDSSVAAALIHRAIGDQLTCVFVDHGLLRLNEGKMVLDMFEGRLHAKVVHVDASEQFLGHLAGVADPEHKRKIIGREFVEVFQAEAKKLTNAKWLAQGTIYPDVIESGGAKTKKATTIKSHHNVGGLPETLGLKLLEPLRDLFKDEVRELGVALGLPAEMVYRHPFPGPGLGVRILGEVKRDYAELLRRADAIFIEELRGTLATEQDAAAGLCEPSQVGKSWYDLTSQAFAVFLPVKSVGVMGDGRTYDYVAALRAVQTTDFMTAHWAHLPYALLGRASNRIINEVRGINRVVYDVSGKPPATIEWE, from the coding sequence ATGCACGACAAAATCCTGATTCTCGACTTCGGTTCGCAAGTCACTCAACTGATCGCGCGGCGCGTCCGCGAAGCGCACGTCTACTGCGAGATCCATCCGAACGACGTTTCCGACGACTTCGTTCGCGAGTTCGCACCGAAGGGCGTGATTCTGTCCGGCAGCCACGCGAGCACCTACGAGGACCACCAGTTGCGCGCGCCGCAGGCGGTATGGGATCTCGGCGTGCCCGTGCTCGGCATTTGCTACGGGATGCAGACGATGGCCGTACAGCTGGGCGGCAAGGTCGAGTGGAGCGACCACCGCGAGTTCGGCTATGCGGAAGTGCGCGCGCATGGCCGCACGCGCCTGCTCGACGGCATCCAGGATTTCGCGACGCCCGAAGGCCACGGGATGCTGAAGGTCTGGATGAGCCACGGCGACAAGGTCGGCGAGATGCCGCCGGGCTTCGCGCTGATGGCGTCGACGCCGAGCTGCCCGATCGCCGGCATGGCCGACGAGGCGCGCGGCTACTACGCGGTGCAGTTCCACCCGGAAGTCACGCACACGGTGCAGGGCCGCAAGCTGCTCGAGCGCTTCGTGCTCGACATCGCCGGCGCGAAACCCGACTGGATCATGCGCGACCACATCGAGGAGGCGGTCGCGCGGATTCGCGAGCAGGTCGGCGACGAGGAAGTGATCCTCGGCCTGTCGGGCGGCGTGGATTCGAGCGTCGCGGCGGCGCTCATCCACCGTGCGATCGGCGATCAATTGACTTGCGTGTTCGTCGACCACGGCCTGCTGCGCCTGAACGAAGGCAAGATGGTGCTCGACATGTTCGAAGGCCGGCTGCATGCGAAGGTCGTCCACGTCGACGCGTCCGAGCAGTTCCTCGGCCATCTTGCGGGCGTCGCCGATCCGGAGCACAAGCGCAAGATCATCGGCCGCGAGTTCGTCGAAGTGTTCCAGGCGGAAGCGAAGAAGCTGACGAACGCGAAGTGGCTCGCGCAGGGGACGATCTACCCGGACGTGATCGAATCGGGCGGCGCGAAGACGAAGAAGGCGACGACGATCAAGAGCCATCACAACGTGGGCGGCTTGCCGGAGACGCTCGGCCTGAAGCTGCTCGAGCCGCTGCGCGATCTGTTCAAGGACGAAGTGCGCGAGCTTGGCGTCGCGCTCGGCTTGCCGGCGGAGATGGTGTATCGCCATCCGTTCCCGGGCCCGGGCCTCGGCGTGCGGATTCTGGGCGAAGTGAAGCGCGACTACGCGGAGCTGCTGCGCCGCGCGGATGCGATCTTCATCGAAGAGCTCCGCGGGACGCTCGCGACCGAGCAGGATGCGGCGGCGGGCCTGTGCGAGCCGTCGCAGGTCGGCAAGAGCTGGTACGACCTGACGAGCCAGGCGTTCGCGGTGTTCCTGCCGGTGAAGTCGGTCGGCGTGATGGGCGACGGCCGCACGTACGACTACGTGGCCGCGCTGCGCGCGGTGCAGACGACCGATTTCATGACGGCGCACTGGGCGCATCTGCCGTATGCGCTGCTCGGCCGCGCGTCGAACCGGATCATCAACGAAGTGCGCGGGATCAATCGGGTGGTGTACGACGTGTCGGGTAAGCCGCCGGCGACAATCGAGTGGGAGTGA
- the guaB gene encoding IMP dehydrogenase gives MRLIQKALTFDDVLLVPAFSDVLPRDTSLKTQLTRNISLNMPLVSAAMDTVTEGRLAIAMAQQGGVGIVHKNLTPVEQAREVAKVKRFESGVVRDPITVPPSMKVRDVIALSRQHGISGFPVVEGPKLVGIVTNRDLRFETRLDEPVKSIMTPRERLVTVAEGTPLAEAKALMHSHRLERVLVVNDAFELRGLMTVKDITKQTEHPEACKDEHGKLRVGAAVGVGADNEERVELLVQAGVDVIVVDTAHGHSKGVLERVRWVKQNFPKVEVIGGNIATAAAAKALVEYGADAVKVGIGPGSICTTRIVAGVGVPQISAIANVSDALRGTGVPCVADGGIRFSGDVSKALAAGANAVMMGSMFAGTEEAPGDVFLYQGRQYKSYRGMGSVGAMKDGAADRYFQDNSANIDKLVPEGIEGRVAYKGSVNAIIFQLIGGVRASMGYCGCKTIAELHEKAEFVQITAAGMRESHVHDVQITKEAPNYHVD, from the coding sequence ATGCGTCTGATCCAAAAAGCACTCACGTTCGATGACGTGCTCCTCGTCCCGGCGTTCTCCGACGTTCTGCCGCGCGACACCAGCCTCAAGACCCAGCTGACCCGCAACATCTCCCTGAACATGCCGCTCGTGTCCGCCGCGATGGACACGGTCACCGAAGGCCGCCTCGCGATCGCGATGGCGCAGCAAGGCGGCGTCGGCATCGTCCACAAGAATCTCACCCCCGTCGAGCAGGCGCGCGAGGTCGCGAAGGTCAAGCGCTTCGAATCGGGCGTCGTGCGCGATCCGATCACCGTTCCGCCGAGCATGAAGGTGCGCGACGTGATCGCGCTGTCGCGCCAGCATGGCATCTCGGGCTTCCCGGTCGTCGAAGGTCCGAAGCTCGTCGGCATCGTGACGAACCGCGACCTGCGCTTCGAAACCCGCCTCGACGAGCCGGTCAAGTCGATCATGACGCCGCGCGAGCGCCTCGTGACGGTGGCCGAGGGCACGCCGCTCGCCGAGGCGAAGGCGCTGATGCACAGCCACCGTCTCGAGCGCGTGCTCGTCGTCAACGACGCGTTCGAGCTGCGCGGCCTGATGACGGTCAAGGACATCACGAAGCAGACCGAGCACCCGGAAGCGTGCAAGGACGAGCACGGCAAGCTGCGCGTCGGCGCGGCGGTCGGCGTCGGTGCGGACAACGAAGAGCGTGTCGAGCTGCTCGTGCAGGCGGGCGTCGACGTGATCGTCGTCGATACCGCGCACGGCCACAGCAAGGGCGTGCTCGAGCGCGTGCGCTGGGTCAAGCAGAACTTCCCGAAGGTCGAGGTGATCGGCGGCAACATCGCGACCGCGGCTGCCGCGAAGGCACTCGTCGAATACGGCGCGGACGCGGTGAAGGTCGGCATCGGCCCGGGCTCGATCTGTACGACGCGGATCGTCGCGGGCGTCGGCGTGCCGCAGATCAGCGCGATCGCGAACGTGTCGGATGCGCTGCGCGGCACCGGCGTGCCGTGCGTCGCCGACGGCGGCATCCGCTTCTCGGGCGACGTGTCGAAGGCGCTCGCCGCCGGCGCGAACGCGGTGATGATGGGCAGCATGTTCGCCGGCACCGAAGAGGCGCCGGGCGACGTGTTCCTCTACCAGGGCCGCCAGTACAAGTCGTATCGCGGCATGGGCTCGGTCGGCGCGATGAAGGACGGCGCGGCGGACCGCTACTTCCAGGACAACTCCGCGAACATCGACAAGCTCGTGCCGGAAGGCATCGAAGGCCGCGTCGCGTACAAGGGCTCGGTCAACGCGATCATCTTCCAGTTGATCGGCGGCGTGCGCGCGAGCATGGGCTACTGCGGCTGCAAGACGATCGCCGAGCTGCACGAGAAGGCCGAGTTCGTTCAGATCACCGCAGCCGGCATGCGCGAGTCGCACGTGCACGACGTGCAGATCACGAAGGAAGCCCCCAACTATCACGTGGACTGA